The Candidozyma auris chromosome 1, complete sequence genome includes a region encoding these proteins:
- the PES1 gene encoding mRNA-binding ribosome synthesis protein NOP7, with protein MARIKKKGKSGNAKNFITRNRALRKLQVSLADFRRLCIFKGIYPREPKNKKKANKGSTAPTTFYYGKDIQYLMHEPVLAKFREHKTFSKKLSRALVRNEISDAERLEKHRPKYTLNHLVKERYPTFVDALRDLDDPLNMLFLFANMPATKGVNSRVIKDAQTLSNQWLAYCAKERLIKKVFVSIKGVYYQANVKGQEIRWLVPFKFPSNIPSDIDFRIMVTFLEFYSTLLHFVLFKLYSDAGLVYPPPINTEQLKGIGGLSSYVLKSKDHGVNSLLPATKDESSAGNEDSEDEAVEGKALSKEEIEKAKRADEDEAQSEQEIDIEDTEDVELDQFTSKNKDTGDTLAQPSKFSHPTSVLFTNLIFFVGREVPLDILELCILSAGGKLISEIAMDEMKVNSPEAYAKLDLSNITHQIVDRPKINKKVPGRTYVQPQWVFDSINKAELLPVGHYAPGETLPPHLSPWGDSGSYDPEANKDAAGDAESEEDDEVAVEGDESPDEEESEDEEAAREQKELELEAAGIKYSDNTESEKKKKTKPVKSAEEEEKELKKIMMSNKQKRLYNKVQYGVEKKDSRAEKLAKKRKQLDKAKKQLEKLDKK; from the coding sequence ATGGCTagaataaaaaagaaagggaAGTCTGGAAATGCAaagaacttcatcaccagAAACAGAGCTTTGagaaaacttcaagtttcCTTGGCTGACTTCCGTCGTCTTTGTATTTTCAAGGGTATATACCCCAGGGAACCtaagaacaagaaaaaagccaaCAAGGGATCAACTGCACCAACCACATTCTATTATGGCAAGGATATCCAATATTTGATGCATGAACCGGTGTTGGCAAAGTTTAGAGAGCACAAgaccttctccaagaaatTACTGAGAGCCTTGGTCAGAAACGAGATTAGCGATGCTGAGAGATTGGAGAAGCACAGACCCAAATACACTCTTAACCACTTGGTTAAAGAGAGATACCCGACCTTCGTTGATGCTTTAAGAGATCTTGACGACCCTTTGAACAtgttgttcttgtttgCCAACATGCCAGCGACGAAAGGTGTGAACTCCAGAGTTATCAAGGATGCGCAAACTTTAAGCAACCAGTGGCTAGCATACTGTGCCAAAGAGAGACTCATAAAGAAAGTTTTTGTGTCGATCAAAGGTGTGTACTACCAGGCCAATGTGAAAGGACAAGAAATCAGATGGTTGGTCCCATTTAAGTTTCCCTCAAACATTCCATCCGACATTGACTTCAGAATCATGGTGACTTTTTTGGAGTTCTACTCGACATTATTGCACTTCGTTTTGTTTAAGTTGTACAGTGACGCTGGTTTGGTTTACCCACCTCCTATAAACACAGAGCAGTTGAAGGGTATTGGTGGCTTATCTTCATATGtcttgaaatcaaaagacCATGGTGTTaattctttgcttcctGCAACAAAAGATGAGTCGTCAGCCGGAAATGAGGATTCCGAAGACGAGGCCGTGGAGGGCAAGGCATTGTCCAAGGAGGAAATTGAGAAAGCCAAGAGAGctgatgaggatgaggcTCAATCTGAACAAGAGATCGACATCGAGGATACTGAGGATGTTGAGCTCGATCAATTCACTTCCAAGAATAAGGACACAGGTGATACGCTAGCTCAACCCTCCAAATTTTCCCATCCTACCTCCGTTCTTTTTACAAATCTTatcttttttgttggcCGTGAAGTCCCTTTGGATATCTTGGAACTTTGCATCTTGTCCGCCGGAGGCAAGCTTATCTCTGAGATTGCCATGGATGAGATGAAAGTGAACCTGCCCGAGGCGTACGCAAAGCTTGACTTGAGCAACATTACACACCAAATCGTCGACAGACCAAAGATAAACAAAAAGGTTCCAGGACGTACGTATGTTCAGCCTCAATGGGTCTTCGATTCTATCAATAAAGCAGAACTTTTACCAGTGGGCCACTACGCTCCGGGTGAGACACTTCCACCACATTTGTCGCCATGGGGTGATTCGGGTTCATACGACCCAGAGGCAAACAAGGATGCTGCTGGTGATGCCGAATctgaagaggatgatgaagttgCAGTTGAGGGCGATGAATCACctgacgaagaggagagtgaagatgaagaggctGCTCGTGAGCAAAAGGAACTCGAGTTGGAGGCTGCTGGTATCAAGTACTCCGATAATACTGAgctggagaagaagaaaaagacgaAGCCTGTGAAGTCAgctgaagaggaggagaaggagttgaagaaaattaTGATGTCGAACAAGCAGAAGAGATTGTACAACAAGGTGCAATATGGtgtggaaaagaaggataGTAGAGCTGAAAAGTTAGCtaaaaagagaaagcagcTTGATAAGGCCAAGAAGcagttggagaagttggacaaGAAATAG
- the RRP15 gene encoding Rrp15p, which yields MGESGIKQRNAAQEFVNDASRATDEEKNTMKVTEEDASDNESESSMSEGDSGIEDDLDVASSDKSESSDEEDDDERTDDEFPLKKKKKVNGDGADSFASAFNAIIGSKLKAYDRNDPILARNKSTLKKMESDKLERKAKRELLAEKKQLQDKVRIRNLLPSASEPEKVREVIEKEKKLKKVAQKGVVKLFNAVLATQVKTKEEISKAKVPSGKQDEMMNELSKSKFLDLVKAAGNT from the coding sequence ATGGGTGAATCAGGTATAAAACAGAGAAATGCAGCTCAGGAATTTGTCAACGATGCATCAAGAGCCactgatgaagagaaaaacACTATGAAAGtcactgaagaagacgcAAGTGACAACGAATCAGAGTCTTCTATGTCAGAAGGCGACTCTGgtattgaagatgatctcGATGTTGCCTCTTCAGATAAAAGCGAGAGCAGtgacgaagaggatgatgacgaaAGGACAGATGATGAATTCcccttgaagaagaagaagaaggtgaatGGCGATGGCGCAGATCTGTTTGCCAGTGCATTCAATGCCATTATTGGttcaaagttgaaggcttACGACAGAAACGATCCAATCTTGGCTCGTAACAAATCAACGCTCAAGAAAATGGAGTCAGATAAGTTGGAGAGAAAAGCCAAACGCGAGTTGCTtgctgagaagaaacagcttCAAGACAAAGTCAGAATACGAAACTTGCTTCCTTCCGCCAGCGAGCCTGAAAAAGTCAGGGAGGtgattgaaaaagagaaaaagttAAAAAAAGTTGCTCAAAAGGGTGTTGTCAAGTTATTCAATGCCGTTTTGGCTACCCAGGTAAAGACCAAGGAAGAAATCAGCAAGGCTAAGGTACCCTCAGGCAAACAAGACGAGATGATGAATGAGCTATCGAAATCGAAATTTTTGGACCTTGTGAAAGCCGCTGGTAACACATGA
- the TAZ1 gene encoding lysophosphatidylcholine acyltransferase: MSFPDVLKRGDEFLSEYPRTSPLWNYASHATCFFVTMKAKILLNLLYKPHLHCVEKLDAALAKAREEGRSLLTVMNHMSVVDDPSFYAVLPMRYLKDVDTIRWGFGAHNICFSNTVFSWFFNLGKILGTKRFGEGPFQGSLDAAIRILSPDDTLDLEFSPWAREQEKPTLIQEFAKLGEVSQNTKELVKSVKPSPESTNILMSKSPFIRNKTSWFHVFPEGFVLQLQEPHNNSMRYFKWGVSRLILESTRAPVVMPIFAYGFEKVAPEDTAGEGIRRYLPSNLGSEIHVTIGDMIPDERIEFYRQKWRDLCKKYIDLENPTDLSEELKNGEKAQKLRSELAAELRQKVLEIREGLGVFKPEDPRFKDPTYWTEYTRTEGMSDPDVKFIGKNWAIKRLQSHLPDYEEDAA, translated from the coding sequence ATGTCGTTCCCAGATGTCTTAAAAAGAGGCGATGAGTTCTTATCTGAGTATCCACGAACTTCGCCTCTATGGAACTACGCTTCCCATGCTACGTGTTTCTTCGTCACCATGAAGGccaagattcttctcaacttaCTTTACAAACCTCATCTTCACTGCGTTGAGAAGCTCGATGCtgccttggccaaggccCGAGAAGAAGGGAGATCGCTTCTCACTGTGATGAACCATATGTCTGTCGTTGACGATCCTTCATTCTATGCTGTGTTACCAATGAGGTATCTTAAGGATGTCGATACAATAAGATGGGGGTTTGGTGCTCATAATATCTGCTTTTCCAATACGGTGTTCTCATGGTTTTTCAATTTAGGGAAGATCTTGGGCACAAAGAGGTTTGGTGAGGGTCCATTTCAAGGGTCCTTGGACGCTGCCATCAGAATTCTTTCCCCTGACGATACTTTGGACTTGGAATTCTCGCCATGGGCCAGAGAGCAAGAGAAGCCTACCCTTATTCAAGAATTCGCCAAGCTAGGTGAAGTGTCCCAGAACACCAAAGAATTGGTGAAATCCGTCAAACCCTCACCGGAATCCACTAATATACTTATGTCGAAGTCGCCATTTATCAGGAACAAAACTTCGTGGTTCCATGTGTTCCCAGAAGGATTCGTCTTACAATTACAAGAGCCTCACAATAACTCCATGAGGTATTTCAAATGGGGTGTCTCTCGTTTAATCTTAGAAAGCACTCGAGCACCAGTTGTGATGCCCATCTTCGCATACggatttgaaaaagttgcGCCTGAGGATACTGCTGGTGAAGGCATCAGGCGCTATCTCCCCAGCAACTTGGGGTCTGAGATTCATGTCACCATTGGTGATATGATACCAGACGAGCGCATTGAATTTTACAGACAGAAATGGAGAGATTTATGCAAGAAATATATTGACCTTGAGAACCCTACTGATCTTAGCGAGGAACTCAAGAACGGCGAAAAAGCTCAGAAACTACGATCAGAACTTGCCGCAGAACTTAGGCAAAAAGTCTTGGAAATAAGAGAAGGTCTTGGGGTATTTAAACCAGAGGACCCTCGCTTCAAAGACCCTACCTACTGGACCGAATATACCAGAACTGAGGGCATGAGTGACCCAGATGTGAAGTTCATAGGTAAGAACTGGGCTATAAAAAGATTGCAGCTGCATTTGCCCGACTACGAAGAGGACGCTGCCTAG
- a CDS encoding signal recognition particle subunit, producing MEKFIESSEQLLEAFPSATLSITYSNAAKKTKHNNSSKKAQNVVKFKCTEPKSGKCIQYSTYKAKELSRLLTFFGPRGVSKKRKAEDEGATDQALKQAKSDVVGVASIMSNTKFEEPLIQQEETKSEVTPVPEENPVQPPSSSSKNKKKKKGKKK from the coding sequence ATGGAGAAATTTATAGAAAGTCTGgagcagcttcttgaagcgTTTCCATCTGCTACGTTGTCAATCACATATTCGAACGCagcaaaaaagacaaagcacaacaactcatcaaagaaagctcAGAATGTGGTGAAATTCAAGTGCACAGAACCGAAGCTGGGGAAATGCATTCAATATTCAACATACAAGGCCAAAGAGTTGTCGAGGCTTTTAACCTTTTTTGGTCCCCGTGGAGTcagcaaaaaaagaaaagcagaagatgaaggtgCCACAGACCAAGCGCTCAAACAGGCCAAAAGTGACGTTGTGGGTGTGGCCAGTATCATGAGTAATACGAAATTCGAGGAGCCACTAATTCAGCAAGAGGAGACGAAGTCAGAGGTGACACCTGTGCCAGAGGAGAATCCTGTACAGCCACCTTCATCTCTgtcaaagaacaagaagaagaagaaggggaagaagaagtaa
- the MED18 gene encoding Med18p gives MRCTTTWNDTAASELNLSKPIMKGKSDIRVERLFSGKQVKHWTLQISDIPNAGKNPVSAHNFFESTLVHHHTASGGVRTDNAKQSGHKPNDETKGNGIEEKKMSNNNDKVKFDDDTKTAEQLQNSEHENDLMEIDPPEVTPRLDKTIDVDLKTEIANETTKGESEVETKDSFLEFLEELGYDVVSQYWQRGIRFFYGDIVIDIFKIFVRDDDPSQTSNDTRLQIKLLDESNAFQIKAYINYPKDYSVDIVNQGTKELVKLKELLNNLFELEVPERQYMDSRVIRNT, from the coding sequence ATGCGCTGTACGACCACTTGGAATGATACTGCTGCTTCAGAGCTAAATCTTTCAAAACCAATCATGAAAGGCAAGTCAGACATACGTGTGGAAAGACTATTTTCTGGGAAGCAAGTCAAACACTGGACCTTGCAAATATCCGACATCCCCAATGCTGGGAAAAATCCTGTGCTGGCCCACAACTTTTTCGAAAGTACACTAGTTCATCATCATACAGCAAGCGGTGGTGTGAGGACTGATAATGCAAAACAAAGCGGGCACAAACCTAATGACGAAACAAAGGGGAAtggaattgaagagaagaaaatgtcGAATAATAACGACAAAGTCAAATTTGACGATGACACAAAAACAGCCGAACAATTGCAGAATTCTGAACACGAGAATGATCTTATGGAAATCGATCCACCAGAGGTAACGCCGAGACTCGACAAGACCATAGACGTAGATTTGAAGACAGAAATAGCAAATGAAACGACTAAGGGCGAATCGGAAGTTGAAACCAAAGATTCCTTCCTAGAGTTTCTCGAAGAATTGGGATACGATGTGGTGAGCCAATATTGGCAAAGAGGCATCCGATTCTTTTACGGTGatattgtcattgacatcttcaagatcttcgtTAGAGACGATGATCCGTCCCAGACCTCTAATGATACACGATTACAAATAAAGCTTCTAGATGAGTCCAATGCCTTCCAAATCAAAGCTTACATCAACTATCCCAAAGATTATAGCGTGGACATAGTGAACCAAGGCACGAAAGAATTagtgaagttgaaggagttgcTTAATAACCTCTTCGAGTTAGAGGTTCCAGAAAGGCAGTACATGGACTCTCGAGTCATAAGAAATACATAA
- a CDS encoding divalent metal ion transporter: MSSHPKVRGIWGILRKYMRFIGPGLMVSVAYMDPGNYSTAVAAGSAFQYKLLFSIFLSNCLAAFLQTLSAKLGAVTGLDLAANCKENLPHRLNIFMYILAEIAIIATDLAEVVGTAIALNILFNIPLALGVVITVIDVLIVLMAYRPNGPLLFIRIFESFVSVLVGATVVCFAIELFQVAKEPSFSLIEVLKGFLPNEKVIDTSEREGGNGLFLSLAIMGATVMPHSLYLGSGLVQARLKDFDIKHGYYIPPNAVDESTTSDSLDDSAVHLNGDDFASAVGAKEEEEYYRPSVHAIKDTMSYTIAELVISLFTVALFVNATILIVAGATVGTHKKNHIRDHDDGDDSDSDDEGASNADLYTIYNLLSTHLSKTAGFVFVLALLCSGQSAGVVCTLAGQMVSEGFLSWSFPPVIRRLITRALAIAPCLVVVMMTGREGLAKTLNASQVVLSILLPVVTAPLIYFTYSKKIMSVPILVRDGDEDVDTIFEEEAAIGGLSETGTQNTIVPSRNRFNVGEPAIRLQDLRNAHPCVGWDDETDDESYERQNLVSQQSSSQIATVMGPRRGPHESLPVSPNFGPMDEPSDAIRIKGYSDMSNGPWMNFFAITSWAFVTILNIILIGSWVLGYDVPL, from the coding sequence ATGTCTTCACATCCAAAAGTACGCGGGATATGGGGCATACTACGCAAGTACATGCGCTTCATAGGCCCCGGATTGATGGTGTCAGTTGCATACATGGACCCTGGTAACTACTCCACGGCAGTAGCTGCCGGCTCTGCTTTCCAGTACAAACTTCTAttttccatttttctttccaactGTCTAGCAGCATTTCTTCAAACGCTATCAGCAAAATTAGGGGCGGTTACTGGGTTGGACTTGGCTGCCAACTGTAAGGAAAACCTACCGCACAGGCTAAACATCTTCATGTATATTTTGGCTGAAATAGCCATCATTGCTACAGACTTGGCTGAGGTTGTTGGAACTGCTATTGCCCTAAATATTTTGTTCAACATACCTTTGGCTTTGGGTGTCGTCATAACCGTGATAGACGTGCTAATCGTTCTCATGGCTTACAGACCCAACGGTCCTCTCCTATTCATCCGCATCTTTGAGTCATTTGTATCAGTTCTTGTTGGCGCAACAGTCGTATGTTTTGCTATCGAGTTATTTCAAGTTGCAAAGGAGCCTTCATTCTCCTTAATTGAGGTTTTGAAGGGGTTTTTGCCGAATGAAAAGGTTATTGACACGAGTGAACGTGAAGGAGGTAATGGcctctttttgagtttggcAATTATGGGTGCTACAGTCATGCCTCACTCATTGTATCTTGGGTCAGGCCTTGTACAAGCTAGGCTCAAGGACTTCGACATCAAACACGGCTATTATATCCCTCCAAATGCCGTCGATGAATCTACTACAAGTGATAGTCTAGATGATTCAGCGGTTCACCTCAACGGTGACGACTTCGCAAGTGCTGTTggagcaaaagaagaggaagaataTTATAGACCCTCGGTGCACGCTATCAAAGACACTATGTCATACACTATCGCAGAACTTGTTATCTCGTTATTTACGGTAGCTCTATTCGTCAATGCCACCATCCTAATTGTCGCTGGAGCCACGGTAGGAACGCACAAGAAAAATCACATTCGTGAtcatgatgatggtgatgactCCGACTCGGATGACGAGGGGGCTTCGAATGCAGACTTGTACACCATCTACAATTTACTTTCCACTCATCTTTCCAAGACAGCCGGCTTCGTTTTTGTCCTTGCACTCCTCTGCTCGGGCCAGTCGGCTGGCGTTGTTTGCACACTTGCTGGTCAGATGGTGTCTGAAGGGTTCCTCCTGTGGAGTTTTCCACCTGTGATTCGTCGACTCATCACTAGAGCCTTGGCAATTGCTCCCTGTCTCGTCGTTGTGATGATGACAGGAAGAGAAGGCCTAGCAAAGACTTTGAATGCCTCACAGGTGGTCTTGTCCATCTTACTCCCCGTTGTGACTGCCCCATTGATTTATTTCACATATTCGAAGAAAATCATGAGCGTTCCAATTTTGGTGAGAGATGGCGATGAAGACGTTGATACCATTTTCGAGGAGGAGGCAGCGATAGGCGGTCTTTCTGAGACTGGCACACAAAACACAATAGTTCCCCTGAGAAATCGATTCAATGTTGGCGAGCCGGCAATTAGATTACAGGATCTAAGGAATGCTCATCCATGTGTTGGTTGGGATGACGAAacagatgatgaaagtTACGAGCGCCAGAATTTGGTGCTGCAGCAGAGCAGCTCTCAAATTGCGACAGTCATGGGACCTCGAAGAGGCCCTCACGAATCCTTACCTGTATCTCCGAACTTTGGCCCAATGGATGAGCCTTCTGATGCCATTCGTATTAAGGGTTACAGTGATATGAGTAATGGTCCATGGATGAACTTCTTTGCAATAACGTCGTGGGCATTTGTGACAATCCTTAATATCATACTAATTGGAAGCTGGGTATTAGGATATGATGTCCCACTCTAA
- the KAR3 gene encoding Kar3p has translation MGPDGEVQLSSPSKLSYKRPLSAMDPSPSKKTLIIERYSVPETSSKSDKSMRYALGRNSLQQEVEQKHQELLLYKKQIMSKKTSIHNQELVNRKLEDEVREITRELREVEENVKQLDEAEKDSIQQIESRVQIKKRELKVNHEKKLMDLKETLSQEIDKVVEETARKNQETKATLEMEISKLRTSLRLVQKERTRRLIQLKENHSRYLHSISESHKVELERVRIAENELQEQIQNNERHIRDLQKEITEQLHAKKISMELELTELQESYSSQEQGRKSIYDKILAANDAIAKHKGSMEHRIKEKEAYGVETEALHELFPSLESKRRQLHAKLHDLKGNIRVFCRIRFDNSGPHSLIETSSPEEFSETGKQDLALSKSEATSQYSFANGIRNEPNLFQFDKIFNTDVSNREIFEEWCQLVQCALDGSRVCVFAYGQTGSGKTYTMSNEADGMIPLSIEKIFDDINELRSYGWEHEIDANFIEIYNENIFDLFAPTSSPVKHEIKHDDMSQTTTVSNLRTKRMHNAKEALEMLRSANKRRATAATDANERSSRSHSVFTIKIKGNNQKSGESKAGLLNLVDLAGSERIGSSHATGARLKETQAINKSLSCLGDVIYSIARKSNNGQNNHVPYRNSKLTYLLKNSLQGNSKTLMFVNISPLLKNFGETLNSLRFATKVNRTKVSQ, from the coding sequence ATGGGGCCTGATGGTGAGGTCCAGTTGTCTAGCCCCTCTAAATTGAGCTATAAGAGGCCCTTGAGCGCTATGGATCCTTCTCCATCGAAGAAGACCCTCATTATCGAGCGCTATTCTGTCCCTGAAACTTCTTCTAAACTGGACAAGAGTATGAGATACGCCTTAGGCAGAAAcctgcttcaacaagagGTTGAACAAAAGCaccaagagcttcttctttacaAAAAACAGATTATGTCAAAGAAGACCTCAATTCACAATCAAGAGCTTGTGAACCGCAAATTGGAAGATGAGGTGCGCGAGATAACTAGAGAACTACGagaggttgaagagaatgtcAAGCAATTAGATGAAGCTGAGAAGGATAGTATACAACAAATCGAGTCTCGCGTtcaaatcaagaagaggGAATTGAAGGTGAACCacgaaaagaagcttatGGATCTCAAGGAGACATTAAGTCAGGAGATAGACAAGGTAGTCGAGGAGACAGcaagaaaaaatcaagagaCGAAAGCAACATTGGAGATGGAAATATCAAAGCTTCGAACAAGTCTCAGGCTagtccaaaaagaaaggacGAGAAGACTCATTCAGCTTAAAGAGAATCATAGTCGATACCTTCACAGCATTAGTGAAAGCCATAAGGTTGAATTGGAGCGTGTAAGGATTGCAGAAAATGAGTTGCAAGAACAGATTCAGAACAATGAAAGGCACATAAGAgatcttcagaaagaaataaCGGAGCAGTTGCATGCGAAGAAGATCTCTATGGAGCTTGAACTAACAGAGTTACAGGAGAGCTATTCGAGTCAGGAACAAGGCCGAAAGCTGATCTACGACAAGATACTTGCTGCAAATGATGCTATTGCAAAACACAAGGGTTCTATGGAGCACCgcatcaaggaaaaagaggcaTATGGAGTAGAGACCGAAGCTCTTCATGAGTTGTTCCCATCTTTAGAActgaaaagaagacaacTTCATGCTAAGCTCCATGATTTGAAAGGCAACATCAGGGTCTTCTGCAGAATTCGGTTTGACAATTCAGGCCCTCACTCCCTCATAGAGACGTCGTCGCCTGAGGAGTTCAGTGAAACTGGCAAGCAGGATCTTGCCTTGTCCAAATCCGAAGCGACATCACAGTATTCGTTTGCTAACGGGATTCGTAATGAGCCAAATCTTTTTCAGTTTGATAAAATATTCAATACTGATGTCTCAAATAGAGAAATCTTTGAGGAATGGTGTCAATTGGTTCAATGTGCGCTTGACGGGTCTAGGGTCTGCGTGTTCGCTTACGGCCAAACTGGTTCGGGAAAGACCTATACAATGTCCAACGAAGCTGATGGTATGATACCGCTCTCAATCGAAAAAATTTTTGACGACATCAATGAGCTCAGATCGTATGGCTGGGAGCATGAAATCGATGCCAATTTCATTGAAATCTATAATGAGAATATTTTTGATCTATTCGCCCCAACGAGTCTGCCTGTGAAGCATGAGATAAAACATGATGATATGTCACAAACAACAACGGTCTCCAACTTAAGAACGAAGAGAATGCacaatgccaaagaagctcttgaaatGCTTAGGTCGGCAAATAAGAGAAGAGCTACCGCAGCAACGGATGCCAATGAGCGCTCATCAAGATCCCATTCAGTGTTTACGATCAAAATCAAAGGCAATAATCAAAAATCAGGTGAGCTGAAAGCAGGACTTTTGAATCTTGTGGATTTGGCTGGATCAGAAAGAATTGGGAGTTCGCATGCCACAGGTGCTCGGCTCAAGGAAACACAAGCAATCAATAAATCACTCTCCTGTCTTGGGGATGTCATCTACAGCATAGCCAGAAAGCTGAACAATGGCCAAAACAATCATGTACCATACCGAAATTCGAAGCTCACAtatcttttgaagaatagcTTGCAAGGAAACTCAAAGACACTCATGTTCGTCAACATACTGCCTTTGCTAAAAAACTTTGGAGAAACACTAAACTCCTTGAGATTTGCTACGAAGGTCAACAGAACCAAGGTGTCCCAGTAA
- a CDS encoding glutamyl-tRNA(Gln) amidotransferase subunit F, protein MQSFARSLSSSKFYSRGKIYAPLSNNKELKKLIDYRSWNVSEAIPDPNTIEEEITPELVQKLLKQSGISHNLSQQAFKKLEDSLRTQVGFIDELYEPGMSHGERCANNSSSFRLLASDHQPTEPLTLKDLLAEVEQVKKQVDPEKGEQGFNHEVFRNTIKFGI, encoded by the coding sequence ATGCAAAGCTTTGCAAGAAGTTTAAGCTCCTCAAAATTTTATTCTAGAGGCAAGATTTACGCACCATTATCCAACAATaaagagttgaaaaaaCTCATAGACTATAGATCTTGGAACGTGAGCGAGGCTATTCCTGATCCAAACACcattgaggaagaaatcACACCTGAACTTGTACAAAAGCTACTAAAACAGTCAGGCATAAGTCATAACCTTTCACAACAGGCATTCAAGAAACTCGAGGACTCCTTAAGAACACAGGTCGGCTTCATTGATGAACTTTATGAGCCTGGAATGAGCCATGGAGAAAGATGTGCTAATAACAGCAGCCTGTTCAGACTTTTGGCATCTGATCATCAGCCGACTGAGCCCCTTACGCTCAAAGATTTGTTAGCAGAGGTAgagcaagtgaagaagcaggtAGATCCAGAGAAGGGGGAGCAGGGATTTAACCACGAGGTGTTTCGCAATACGATCAAGTTTGGTATTTAA
- the SGT1 gene encoding co-chaperone SGT1 — protein sequence MAAELHIKHGDEAVNKKDFACAIAHYNAALKENPEAFLGYIKRSGAYLKLSDYSNARKDIERAKEIARKRGKRDDQGLCFYKDGLINYAEKQYVQALESFRQAKASSCSEPALDIWIAKAERDLRRVDAEVKPKVTKVPEEHKSTSVDAINKHAPLKAKIRDDWYQSNETVTVTIYAKNVKEETLSVKFEKRSVSISFPSADSSEYNYNLDPLYGEIDCEKSTYKIYSTKLEITLQKMIKGKWAQLEGHGEIKPVKEEESRAPLAYPTSSRKAVNWSNFNVPEEEEEEQDFFAKLYRDVEDDTRRAMMKSYVESNGTVLTTNWAEAQTKHFETSPPEGMEAKKWNS from the coding sequence ATGGCAGCCGAGCTTCACATTAAGCATGGTGATGAAGCAGTAAACAAAAAAGACTTTGCATGTGCCATTGCACATTACAACGCTGCTTTAAAAGAGAATCCAGAAGCATTTCTTGGATACATCAAGCGCTCTGGCGCTTACCTCAAGCTCAGCGACTACAGCAATGCGAGGAAAGACATTGAGAGGGCCAAAGAAATAGCAAGGAAAAGAGGCAAGCGTGACGACCAAGGGTTATGCTTCTATAAAGACGGCTTGATCAATTATGCAGAGAAGCAGTACGTGCAAGCACTCGAAAGCTTCAGACAAGCTAAGGCATCTCTGTGCAGCGAGCCAGCATTGGATATTTGGATCGCAAAAGCGGAGCGGGACTTGAGAAGAGTAGATGCAGAGGTGAAGCCAAAAGTCACTAAGGTTCCTGAGGAGCACAAACTGACCAGTGTGGATGCAATCAATAAGCATGCTCCCCTCAAAGCGAAGATCAGAGACGACTGGTATCAGAGTAATGAGACGGTGACGGTGACAATTTACGCTAAAAACGTCAAGGAAGAGACGTTGAGCGTGAAATTTGAGAAGAGGTCGGTGTCAATCTCATTCCCTAGTGCTGATAGCTCGGAGTACAACTACAACCTTGATCCATTGTACGGAGAGATTGACTGCGAAAAATCCACGTACAAAATTTATAGTACCAAGTTGGAGATTACacttcaaaagatgatAAAGGGGAAGTGGGCGCAATTGGAAGGGCATGGAGAGATCAAGCCcgtgaaggaagaagagtcAAGGGCGCCTCTAGCGTACCCTACTTCATCACGTAAAGCCGTGAACTGGTCAAATTTCAACGTGCccgaggaggaagaagaggagcaGGACTTTTTTGCCAAATTGTACAGAGATGTGGAAGATGATACGAGGAGAGCGATGATGAAGTCCTATGTGGAAAGCAATGGAACGGTTCTTACTACGAACTGGGCCGAAGCCCAAACGAAGCATTTCGAGACAAGTCCTCCAGAAGGCatggaagcaaagaagtGGAACAGCTGA